One genomic segment of Luteimonas galliterrae includes these proteins:
- a CDS encoding peroxiredoxin yields the protein MLDTGDKVPKLPLALSSGITANTADHAGHWLVLYFYPKDSTPGCTTEGLEFNALLPKFAKLDATVLGVSRDSVKSHQNFCDKQGFRFDLVSDADEKLCNAFGVIKEKKLYGREYIGIERSTFLIDPKGRIAQSWRGVRVAGHAYEVLQALKAAQAK from the coding sequence ATGCTCGACACCGGCGACAAAGTCCCCAAGCTGCCGCTGGCGCTGTCCAGCGGCATCACCGCGAATACCGCCGACCACGCCGGCCACTGGCTGGTGCTGTACTTCTATCCCAAGGATTCCACGCCCGGCTGCACCACCGAGGGCCTGGAATTCAATGCGCTGCTGCCGAAATTCGCCAAGCTCGACGCGACGGTGCTGGGCGTGTCGCGCGATTCGGTCAAGTCGCACCAGAACTTCTGCGACAAGCAGGGCTTCCGGTTCGACCTGGTCAGCGATGCCGACGAAAAGCTCTGCAACGCGTTCGGCGTGATCAAGGAAAAGAAGCTCTACGGCCGCGAATACATCGGCATCGAGCGCAGCACCTTCCTGATCGACCCTAAGGGCCGCATCGCCCAGAGCTGGCGCGGCGTGCGCGTGGCCGGCCACGCCTATGAAGTGCTGCAAGCCCTGAAGGCGGCCCAAGCCAAGTGA
- a CDS encoding glycine cleavage system protein R, translating to MPFISLAAADAALTDSDTAPRPSPNENYLLINAYTTHPQSPLLGVTRRIADSGCNLVDTRLSTVGRDVSVTALAVGSWDAVAKLEAMLTRLEREEGLKLVWYRTGPKPVQSNLLPYVVEVVASDKPGILFQLADFFDRQGITIESLHCSRYRAMQTGADMFSAQLTIGVPADMHIAALRDDFLEFCDHLNLDAIMDPMKF from the coding sequence CTGCCGTTCATATCACTCGCTGCCGCGGACGCCGCCTTGACCGATTCCGACACCGCTCCACGGCCCTCGCCGAACGAGAACTATCTGCTGATCAACGCCTATACGACGCACCCGCAGTCCCCGCTGCTGGGAGTGACGCGGCGCATCGCCGACAGCGGCTGCAACCTCGTCGACACCCGTTTGAGCACCGTCGGCCGGGACGTGTCGGTGACGGCGCTGGCGGTGGGCTCCTGGGATGCGGTGGCCAAGCTCGAGGCCATGCTGACCCGGCTCGAGCGCGAAGAAGGCCTCAAGCTGGTCTGGTACCGCACCGGGCCCAAGCCGGTGCAGTCCAACCTGCTGCCTTATGTCGTGGAGGTCGTCGCCTCCGACAAACCCGGCATCCTGTTCCAACTGGCCGATTTCTTCGACCGCCAGGGCATCACCATCGAAAGCCTGCACTGCTCGCGCTATCGCGCCATGCAGACCGGCGCCGACATGTTCTCGGCGCAACTCACGATCGGCGTGCCCGCGGACATGCACATCGCCGCGCTGCGCGACGATTTCCTCGAGTTCTGCGACCATCTGAACCTGGACGCGATCATGGACCCGATGAAGTTCTGA